The segment ACAAGGCAGACATTGAAGATAGCACTACGAGTGGCCGTAATGGTAGGAGTTGCAGCATTTGCGATTGGTCAGCTAGCCACAAGAGAGATCGTATCGATTTTCGGGCAGTTTCCGGAAGAAGTCATGGAAATTGCTGTTACGGGAATTCGATTATTTTTCATAGCCTATCTGTTTATGGGGATCAATTTTGTCATGATGACTTATTTTCAATCTGTTGCACAAATACGCATGGCAACTTGGATTACCGCATCGAGAGAAATTATTTTTATGATGATCTTTATACTAGTGCTGCCGCTGTTTTTAGGCATAAATGGTGTATGGCTCTCAGTTCCATTGGCCGAGTTGGTAGTGATGACTACGATATTTATTTATGTGAAGCGGAATAGGGAATTTAGGAGGGCTTTTTCAAGTTGAGAAGTGAGTGGTCATGAGGGAATCATGGCGCCCGAAAACATTGGAAGGAGTCCAAAACGGTCGTCATGGAAACTTCATGACGACCAAAGACATGAAAAATTAGTCAAAACGGTAGTCATGAGAGCTTCATGACGCCCGAAAACGCGAGAAAGCTGTCAAGACAGTAGTCATGAGAGCCATCATGGTACCTACTCTAACTCAAAAGCCTTTGCCAGCAACTCTATCCCCCTCATCCGATTATGAATTCCTGCTACGTTCGGTATTATTGTTATTTCATCTGCTAGGTAAAGTTCGGCTATTCTCTCAATTTCTGCTTTTACTTGCTGTGGGTCCCCGATGATCATTCGCTTACGGTTCTCGTTTACTTTTCCTTCTTCAGCAACACTTATACCCCGTTTTTTGGCTGTTTGGATAGATGGATAGTAGGGTGACGGATTAGATGATTCGACAAATAGCAGCCATAAGTCAAAGGCCGTGGCAATTTCCTCCGCTTCTTCTTCTGTTTCCGCGACAATGGCGAAAACAGCTATCATTACTTTTGGTTTTTCCAGTAATGGAGATGGTTGAAACTGTTTTCGGTAATCGGCAACAACCTCGATGCCTGTTTCAGATGGCTTGGTAAAATGAGCGAAGGCATAAGCGGATCCATTTGCTGCTGCAATTTTTGCGCTCCCGCCACCTGTTCCAAGCATCCATAATTCCGGGACTGTTTGTACTTTTGGGGTTGCGATCAGATTACGGAAACGATGATCTTCTGATGTATCATCTGTTAGGAATTTGTATATATCTTCTATTTGCTGTTCATAAGATAGTCGTTCTCCTTTTTCTTCGTTCATCGCTTTATTAACAAGTCGGTAGCTAGGAGACCGACCGATTCCTAAGTCAATTCTGTCTGAGTGAAGGGCTTCCAGCATGCGAAAATTTTCTGCAACTTTGTAAGCACTGTAATGTGGAAGCATAATACCGCCTGATCCAATACGAATACGGTTAGTGGAAGTGGCTAAGTGCATCATAAGCATTTCGGGCGTACTTCCAGCAACAGATAACACGTGATGATGCTCTGCAACCCAAAAGCGCCTGTATCCGAGCTCTTCAGCATGTTTGGCTAGTTCTGTTGTTTGGAGCAATGCTTCTCTGGGGTCAGAGCCCTCATCTACAGGTGAATAATCGAGTATATTTAAGGCAATCATTTTAGAGCCCTCCTTATATCACGTACTGATTAACTTCAATTTTCTTACTTTTAGTTAAAGAAGGCAACTAATTGGTTTTTTAGCCCCCTTTCTACAACTATAATCGTTCGTATCCACTTGTGGGTGGTGTTCATCAGGAAATTTGATTTGTTTGCCACCAATTCCACCTCTCAAACGATTATACATATGAAGGAAAGGCCCTGTCCTCACTACAATAAAGTGATAAAGCGGCTAGGGGCAAACCAGGATAGACCCCCGAGGTATGATATATGGCTAAATGGTTTAAAATATAAATCACTGGAAACTGGTGGAATGTCATGTAATTGTCAATACTATTGTCTTTATATCATGTCAAAATGGGTTTATACTAGCTGTATAGTGAAAATTGAACTTCGGTCGCCTTTTTCCGAAATAATTACGATGTGAATTAATTTCGCACTAAATATAACTACACTTGTTCAATGGTGAACACGATTATTAGGGAGGTTTAAATCACGATGGAATTAGATACGGTCTTGATGAGCAGATTGCTTACTGCTATGACACTAGGCTTCCATATCATATTTGCAACCCTTGGTGTTGGGGTTCCTTTGATGATTTCAATAGCAGAGTTTCTTGGGATTAAAAAGAAGGATCCGCATTATACCATGTTAGCTAGACGATGGGCGCGCGGATTTGTTATTACGGTTGCAGTTGGTGTCGTAACCGGTACCGCTATTGGCCTGCAATTATCTTTAGTATGGCCTAACTTTATGCAGGTTGCAGGTAATGTTATTGCCCTGCCATTATTTATGGAAGTCTTCGCATTTTTCTTTGAAGCGATTTTCATAGGTATTTATTTATATACATGGGATCGATTTAAAAAGCCAATAACACATTGGTTTCTATCCATCCCGATTATCATTGGTGGTGGAATGTCAGCTGTATTTATAACAACAGTTAACGCTTTTATGAACACGCCGGATGGTTTTGAAATGGAGAATGGGGTTTTTGCGGCTGTTAATCCATTTGAAGCAATGTTGAACCCTGCTGCACCATCAAAAATATTTCATGTGTTAAGTTCGGCCTATTTAGCATGTGCGGTTCTTCTTGCTGCCTTTGCAGCTTTTATGCTGTTAAAGAAAAAGCTTTCTAAACAGGCATCTGCCTATCATAAAAAAGCACTAAAATTCACATTAACGGTTACGTTTGTATTCGCAGCTATTAACTTTTTGGCAGGAGATGTTTCGGCTAAGTTTCTTGCTGATGAACAACCGGAAAAATTGGCTGCAGCTGAATGGCATTTCGAGACAGAAGAAGGTGCAGATCTGATATTATTTGGCTGGCTGAATGATAATAATGAACCAGTAGGTGAGATCCGCTTCCCTAATGTACTTAGCTTTTTGGCACATGGTGACTTTAACAGTGAAGTAACTGGATTAGAAGAAACTCCTGAAGACTTGCGACCGCCACTTTGGATCCATTATATGTTTGATTTAATGGTAGTAATAGGAGGATTTCTCCTGGGTATATCACTGCTTTATCTTATTGTTAGTAAGGTGAAAAAATGGAATGAGCATAATAAATGGCTACTTTGGGGCATCGTTTTAAGCGGACCCTTAGCATTTCTTGCGATTGAGTTTGGCTGGATTTATGCAGAAGAGGGCCGGCAGCCATGGATTATACGCGGCTATATGACAGTGAGTGAGGCAGCAACGTCTTCACCTTACATTGGCTTAATGTTCTTATTGTTCCTAGGCTTGTATATCGTATTAGGAACATTATGTGTAGTAGTATTACGTAAGCTATTTCGTAATAATCCTGTCGAGGAAGAACTGGAAAAACAGTACCCAACCATAGAAAAGGGTGATGAATCATGAGTTATGAAATAGTTG is part of the Virgibacillus sp. NKC19-16 genome and harbors:
- a CDS encoding cytochrome ubiquinol oxidase subunit I, with the protein product MELDTVLMSRLLTAMTLGFHIIFATLGVGVPLMISIAEFLGIKKKDPHYTMLARRWARGFVITVAVGVVTGTAIGLQLSLVWPNFMQVAGNVIALPLFMEVFAFFFEAIFIGIYLYTWDRFKKPITHWFLSIPIIIGGGMSAVFITTVNAFMNTPDGFEMENGVFAAVNPFEAMLNPAAPSKIFHVLSSAYLACAVLLAAFAAFMLLKKKLSKQASAYHKKALKFTLTVTFVFAAINFLAGDVSAKFLADEQPEKLAAAEWHFETEEGADLILFGWLNDNNEPVGEIRFPNVLSFLAHGDFNSEVTGLEETPEDLRPPLWIHYMFDLMVVIGGFLLGISLLYLIVSKVKKWNEHNKWLLWGIVLSGPLAFLAIEFGWIYAEEGRQPWIIRGYMTVSEAATSSPYIGLMFLLFLGLYIVLGTLCVVVLRKLFRNNPVEEELEKQYPTIEKGDES
- a CDS encoding LLM class flavin-dependent oxidoreductase gives rise to the protein MIALNILDYSPVDEGSDPREALLQTTELAKHAEELGYRRFWVAEHHHVLSVAGSTPEMLMMHLATSTNRIRIGSGGIMLPHYSAYKVAENFRMLEALHSDRIDLGIGRSPSYRLVNKAMNEEKGERLSYEQQIEDIYKFLTDDTSEDHRFRNLIATPKVQTVPELWMLGTGGGSAKIAAANGSAYAFAHFTKPSETGIEVVADYRKQFQPSPLLEKPKVMIAVFAIVAETEEEAEEIATAFDLWLLFVESSNPSPYYPSIQTAKKRGISVAEEGKVNENRKRMIIGDPQQVKAEIERIAELYLADEITIIPNVAGIHNRMRGIELLAKAFELE